The genomic region AACTTCTGCTGGTGCAGTTATGACAGAAGGTACGAAAGCTCCAAGTATCGATGTAGTAAAAGGTTTAATGGAACAAGTAGAAATAGAATTTAAAGATTAGAATAGAGAAATCTATTCTTTTTTTATTTGTTATACATATATTTTATTGGTGATACTATGTTTATAAAAATAAAGAAATTACAGTTTTTATGTAGTTTATGTTTGTTATTTCAAGTGTTTTTAGCTTCTTGGTTTATTCCTTTTCACTTGATAGCAGCTATTTTATCTATTTTTATTATTTTATGGCAAAGAAGATATAAAGCAATATGTATTCAATATCATTATTACATTCTTTGTTTATATTTTTTTAGAATTTATTTATTATCAACTAATTGTTGGTACTTTTTAGAATTCGGATATTTAGTAAGTGTTTTATTTTTAGGAATGTTTTTATTTTTAATTTCTCTACATGCAATCTTGTAAAAGAGTATCAAGGACATATAAATCGTGATATAATAATCAAAGGAAGTAGGGTGATTGTATGATTGGACATTTACAAGTTTATACTAGCTATAGTTTTCAACAAAGTACTATTTTAATCAAGGAACTTTGTCAGCAAGCAAAACATTTAGGATATCAAGCATTAGCGATTAATGATGTTAACTCTATGTATGGTGTTGCTGAGTTTTATGGTGTTTGTAAAAGCTATGGATTAAAACCAGTAATTGGTATGGAAGCAACAGTTTTGATTGAAGGAGATAAATATTCTTTGTTATTATATGCAAAAGATACGACTGGTTATTTTGATTTAATAAAAATTAGTACTAAAATCCAATTATCTGATGATCATGCAATCGATTTAGAAGGATTATATGTATATAGTGAACATTTATATGTTGTTTCAGGTTGTCAAGAAGGAATTATTGAACGTTCTTTAGATAAAGAAATGGATGTTTTAGCAGATAATTATGTTTCTTTATTAAAAAATAAATTTCATGATAATTTCTTTTTATGTATTCAAAATCATGGTTTATTAATACAACAAAAAAGAAACCAAAAATTAATAGAATTAGCTTCTAAATATCAAATAAAAGTATGTTGTTCTAATGAAGTACGCTATCTTCAAGAAAAGGATTCCCTAGCATTAGATTTACTACATGCTAGCTCTTTAAATTATACATTAGATAAAATGCATGAACCTATTACCACACAATTATATTTAAAAGATGCTAATTCAATGTGTTCCTTGTTTAACCAAGAGTATATTGATAATACAAACTTTATTTTATCATCTTGTAATGTGACTATTCCTATGGGGGAAATGCATTTACCTAAATATGATTTACCAGAAACAGTAGATACCAATGCTTATTTAAAACAATTATGTAATGTAGGACTAAATAAAAGATTAAATGGAAATGTAAACCAAACATACCAAGCACGCTTAGAAAAAGAACTAGGTGTTATTCAAAAGATGGGTTTCTGTGATTATTTTTTAATTGTTTTTGATTATGTTCGTTTTGCTAAAAAAGAAGGAATTCTAGTAGGACCAGGTAGAGGAAGTGCGGCCGGAAGTTTAGTAGCTTATGTTTTAGGGATTACCAATGTAGATCCAATTGAACATGATTTACTTTTTGAACGTTTTTTAAATGAAGACCGTATTTCTATGCCAGATATTGATGTTGATTTTCAAGATAATCGTAGAGAAGAGGTAGTAGCCTATATTACCCAAAAGTATGGGAAGGATAATGTTGCTCAAATTGTTACTTTTTCAACATATGGTCCTAAAGTAGCGTTACGTGATTTAGCAAAGGTAATGAATATTCCAACTGTTAGAGTGGATATTCTTTCCAAAATGATACCAACAGATTTGAAAAGCAAAAAATCAATTGCTCAATTAATGGAAGAATCTTATGAGTTTTCTAGCTTTGTAAATAAAGATGACTTATTATCTAAGATTATTCAAAGTGCGATCATAGTTGAAAAACTACCTAGAAATATTTCTACCCATGCTGCTGGTATTGTGTTATCAAAAGATGTATTAATGCATGTTGTCCCTTTAGCAAAAACAAATACTGGTGTTATTAGTCAATATTCTAAAAAGTATATTGAATCGATCGGTTTATTAAAAATGGATGTTTTAGGATTAAGAAACTTAACACTTTTACAATATATGATAGAAGACATAGAAAGAGTTTATCATAAAAAAATAAACATTAATAATTTAGATACAAATGATCAAAAAACATTTGAATTATTTAGAAGAGGAGATACTTTTGGTATTTTCCAATTAGAATCTACTGGTATTAGAAATCTTATTCGATCAATGCAATGTGATTGTTTTAATGATATTGTTGCTACTATTGCTTTATATCGACCAGGTCCAATGGAAAATAATCCTATTTATATTGCTCGTAAAACAAAAAAAGAAGCAATTATATATCCTTTAGAACAATTAAAACCAATCTTAGAACCTACTTATGGAATATTTATTTATCAAGAACAAATTATGCAAGTAGCTACACTTATTGCTGGTTTTTCTTTATCAAAAGCAGATATCTTACGTAAAGCAATGTCTGATAAAAACCTTGAGACAATGAAGTCTTTAAAACAAGAGTTTTTAGACGGTGGTGTTCAAAATGGATATAATAAAGAAGAAGTAAGTCATATTTATGATTTGATTGAAAAATTTGCAGACTATGGATTTAATAAATCACATTCGGTTGTATATGCTCAAATTGCTTATCAACAAGCTTATATCAAAGCTAATTTTCCATTAGTATTCTTTAGTTCTAATTTATCGAATGATCAATCTAGTGCCACAAGTAAGCTAAGAATCATTCAAGAGATGAAAAAGAATAATATGATGTTATTGCCTCCATCTATTAATAAATCAACAAATCGATTTACAATTGAAGGAGATAATATTCGTTATTCTTTATTAGCAGTTAAGAATATTGGACAAGCAGGTTATCAAGCTATTATTGATGCAAGACAGGCTGGACCTTTTAAGGACTTTTTTGATTTTTTATCAAGAGTACAAAATAGTCGCTTAAACCAAGCTATGATTGAAAGCTTAATAGATGCTGGAGCATTTGATGAATTTGGTTATAACAGACCAACTATTAAAGCAAATATTAGTAAATTTATGGAATTTTCAACGATGGCCAATAGCTTTGGAATAGAGGTTCCTCCACAAATTCAATTAATCAAAGAAAAAAAATTACAAACATTAGAATTAGAGAAAAATGCTTTAGGAATCTATTTAACAAGTCATCCAATCGTACTAGCAAAATCATCATTAGATACAGATTTTATTAATATAATGGATTTAGAGAAATATCGAGGAAAATATGTTGCAGTTATGATTCAAATTCAAAAAGTACGTAAAATATTTGATAAAAAGAATAATCAAATGTGCTTTATAGAAGGAAATGATGAAACTGGAAGTATAGAAGGTGTTGTATTTAGTCAAGTATTTGATCGATGTAGAGATCAATTAAAAATAGGTAATATAGTATATATAGAAGCAAAGGTTGATAATAAAGATAAATTATCTTTATTAATCAACCAAGTAAAAGAAAGAGGTATTTCATGAAAAAAATGATATTAATCGATGGTAACTTCTGGTTATTTAGTTGTTACTATGCAACAGCAGCAATGGGTAACTTAATGGTAAATAAAGATGGTGTACCAACCAATGGGGTATACGGATTCGCCCAAAGATTAGGAAGTGTCTTAAAAGAAAATCCTGATTATGTAGTTGTTGCTTTTGATGCAAAAGGGAAAACATTCCGTAGTGATATGTTAGAACAATATAAAGAAAACAGAAAAGAAACACCTCAAGAATTAACATGTCAATTTCCAATGGTGAAAGAGTTTTTAGATGCTTATCAAATTCAACACTTAGAATTAACTGGTTATGAAGGCGATGATATTATTGGAACAATTGCTAATAAAGCAAGTAAAGAAGGTATTGAAGTACATATTTATACAAATGATAAAGATATGATGCAGTTAGTAAATGAATCGGTGCATCAATATAAAAAGCCACAAAAAAGTGATAATTATAATATTATCACACCTACTTCTTTTTATGAAGAATATGGGATTAGTTGTGATCAAATGAGAGACTTATTAGGATTAATGGGAGATACTGCAGATAATATTCCTGGTATTACAGGTGTTGGTCCTAAAACGGCAATTAAACTAATCAAAGAATATGAAACAGTTGAAAATCTAAAAGAACATAGTGATGAATTAAAAGGAAAAATAGGACAAACTATTCGTGAACAAATTGATATGGCAATACTATCAAAAGAATTAGCTACAATAGATATTAATGTACCACTAGAATATGATCTTGAAAGTTCTATCTACCAACCTTATGACTATGAAAAACTAGCAGCTTTTTATCGTCGTTATGATATGCAATCATTATTAAAAAGAATTTCTTTACAAAAAACGCAAACTCCCATAAAAACATCAAATGATATCAAACCTATCATTGTACAATCATTACCACCTATTAATAAAGATAGTGCATTAACAACATGTACGTATGAAGAAAATTATCATAAGTCATTATTATTAGGATTTGGTATTTATAATGAAGATCAAGCTTATTATATTTCTATTGAAAATGCATTAAAAGATGCTTCTTTTCTAGCATTTTGTAAAAATAAAGATATTAAAAAATATGGTTATGATATTAAAAGAAGTATTACTTCTAGTTTATGGCATACTATTGAAATAGAAAACTATACATTTGATTTACAGTTAGCGAGCTATATTTTATCACCTGGTTTAAAAGATGAAATGCGTAGTGTTTGTGAGTATTATCAATATTATGATGTAGCATATGATGAAGAAGTATTTGGAAAAGGTGCTAAAAAATGTATTCCTAGTGATGAAATTTTAGCGAATCATATGGTAAAGAAAGCAAAAGCTATTTATTTATTAAGACAATTAGCAGTTGATAAATTAAAAGCAGAACAACAATATGACTTATATCAAGAAATAGAGATGCCAGTTAGTAGGATTTTAGCACAAATGGAATATACTGGGGCAAAAGTAGATTTAGACTTTTTAAAGCAGTTAGAACAAAGTTATGGAAATAAAATTAAAGAATTAGAAAAAGATATACATAGTTTAGTAGGGAAAGAATTTAATATTGCTTCACCTAAACAATTAGGGGAAGTATTGTTTGTGGATTTAGGTTTACCTAGCTCTAAAAAGACAAAAACAGGATTTTCTACTTCTGTAGAAGTTTTAAATAATTTAGTGGATATCCATCCTGTTATTAAAAAAATATTAGATTATCGTTCAATTACGAAGCTATATTCTACCTATATTATTGGCTTGCAAGAACAAGTGTTTGCTGATGGTAAAATTCATACCATGTATAATCAAGCATTAACACTTACAGGAAGACTATCTTCTACAGATCCAAATTTACAAAACATTCCAGTAAAAACACCAGAAGGAAAAGATATTCGTAAAGCATTTATTCCAAGTAATGATTACTTAGTTTCTTATGATTATTCTCAAATTGAATTACGTATTCTAGCACATATGGCTGAGTGTCCTTCTTTGATTCAAGCATTTAATGATGATCAAGATATTCATGCTTATACTGCTAGCCAAATATTCCATGTCGCTCTTGATAAAGTGGATGATACAATGCGTCGTCATGCTAAGGCTATTAATTTTGGAATTGTTTATGGAATGTCCGATTTTGGTTTATCAAAACAAATAGATAGCTCTGTTAATGAAGCAAAACGATTTATTGAAAACTATTTTACAAAATATCCAGAAATTGAAAGTTATATGAAAACAAATATTCAAAAATGTAAAGAATTAGGTTATGTTGAAACTATGTTTTTACGTCGTCGTTATATACCAGAAATTAATGAAAAGAATTTTATGCGTCAAGAATTAGGAAAACGTCTTGCTATGAATTCTCCGATACAAGGAACGGGTGCTGATATTATGAAACTAGCAATGATTAAAGTAGATCAATTGTTTAAAGAAAATAATCTTCAATCTAAAATGATTTTACAAGTACACGATGAATTAATCTTTGATGTTAAAAGTGAGGAAGTAGAAAAAGTAATGGAATTAGTGCAATTAGGAATGGAACAAGCAGCTTCTTTAAATGTGGATTTAAAAGTAGAAGGAAATTATGCTAAGTCATGGTATGATTTAAAATAATATGCCAGAACTACCAGAGGTTGAAACAGTTAAAAGAACATTAAAGAATTTTGTATTAAATTGTAAGATAACAAATATTATTGTAAGATATCCTAATATTATTGATGGACAAACAGAAGAATTTATACATAGTTTAGTAGGTAAAACAATCCAAGATATTGATCGAGTTGGAAAGTATTTAATTTTCTTATTAGAAGATACTGCTTTTCTATCTCATCTGCGAATGGAAGGGAAATATAATCTAAAACAAAAGGGTTATGTTTATTCAAAACATGATCATATTATTTTTGAATTAGATAATGGGCAGGTTTTATGTTATCATGATACAAGAAAGTTTGGTCGTATGCAGTTGGTGGATAGAAATGATTATCATTATCAATTACCATTAAGTAAACTTGGACCTGAACCAATGGATGCCCAACTTCAAGAAGTTTATCCATTGATTCATAAGAGTTCACTACCAATAAAAACACTTTTATTGGATCAAACAATTATGGCTGGTATTGGAAATATTTATGCTAATGAAATATGTTTTCATATGGCAATGAATCCTAAAACAGCGGGTAAAGCTTTATCAAAGAAAAGAGTACAACAATTAATAGATATAAGTAGTGAGGTTTTATTAAAAGCAATTGATCAAGGAGGAACAACAATTCATTCATTTGATTCTAATGGTATCAATGGGCTTTTTCAAGTATCTTTAATGGTTCATACAAAAAAAGTTTGTCCTATTTGCCAAGGAGAAATAACAAAAGAAATGGTGCATCAAAGAGGTACTTATTATTGTAAAAAATGTCAAAAAAGGAGAGGTTAAAATGATACGTTGGGGAGTAATAGGAGCAGGGAATATAGCACATCGTTTTTGTGAGGCACTAAAAAGTCAAAAGGATAGTGAATTATATGCTGTGTCGTGTCGTAGTGAACAAAAAGCATTCGCTTTTCAAGAGGAGTTTCCTTGTAAGAAAGCTTATGGTACTTTTCAAGCTATTATCGATGATGAGAAGATAGATGCTGTTTATGTTGCTTTACCTCATATGTATCATTATGAGTGGGTTATTAAAGCCTTAGTAGCAAAAAAAGCGGTTATATGTGAAAAACCAGCAATGATGAGTAGTGAACAAATGAAAAAAGTAAAAGAAGTAGCAATTGAAAACAATACATTTTTTATGGAAGCAATGAAATCACGTGTTGTTCCACTATATCGTGAGTTAGTAAAGCGTGTAGATGAAATAGGAGAGATTCAAAAAGTGATTACTTCTTTTTGTAATATTTCAGAATATCAAGAAAATGCTTATCATTATCAACCAGTTCAAGGAGGTTGTTTATTGGATTTAGGTATTTATAATACAGCATTTTTAGTTGATTTTTTACAAGGGGATTATACAATGGAAGTGAATGATGTAACTTTCTATGAAAATGGAATAGAGTTGTATATTTATGCAACGATGACATATTCTAATGGAACAGTGGGGATATTAGAAACTGCATTTGATCGTAAAAAAGAGAACTTTGTTGTTTTAGAAGGAACAAAAGGGAAGATTGTAATACCTTTATTGCATCGTCCTGAAATGATGGAAATACATAAAGATGGAAATATTGAAATAGTTGAAAAGAAATATGAAATAGATGATTTCTATAGTCAAATTGATCATTCTTGTACTTGTATTGCAAGTGGTAAAATAGAAAGTGAGATTAATACTTTTGATCGTTCTATCCGTGCTATTGAAATAATAGAAAACATTAATGCATTGATTCGATGATTGTTTATGGAATAACAGGAAGTATTGCTTGTGGCAAAAGCACGGTAACAAAGTATCTATTAGAAAAAGGATATATAGTTGTTGATAGTGATAAACTAAGTCATCAGGCATTGTTTGATGAAACTTGTAAAAAACAAATTTATGAATTATTTCCAGAAGTTTTTATTAATAACAATATTGATCGTAAAAAATTAGGAGCTATTTTATTTTCTAATAAAATTGCTAAAAAACAAATAGAAAGTATTATTCATCCCTATGTTATTGAAAAATTAAATGCTGCTAAAAAACTAGATCAAAATATTCTATTTTTAGATATTCCATTATTATATGAAGCAAAGTTAGAAGGATTAGTTGATAAAGTAATTGTTGTATATGTAACCAAAGATATCCAAATAGAACGTTTAATCAAACGTGATAATTGTACGAAAGAACAGGCATTACAAAGAATTAATAACCAAATTGATATAGAAGAAAAAAGAAAGAAGGCAAATTTTGTACTCGATAATAGTTTATTACAAGAAGATTTATATAAACAAATCGATATGCTGATAGGAGAAAACATTGAAAACAAGAACAAATAGTGACACATACACAACTAGTTATTCTTATCCTATGGATGAGCCAAGACGTAAATGTTTAATGCTTCTATATCAACCAATTATAGGTTCTAGCGCAGTAAATCTATATATGACATTATTAGAAGATAGTAGCCTAAATGAAGTAGTTTCCTTACATTCTCGTCTTATTAAGCTATCTCAATTAACAATGGAACAATTACAAGAAGCAATGAAGAAACTACAGGCTGTGGGATTATTAAAAGTATTTCATAAAGATAATCATTATCTTTATGAATTATTATTACCGATGACACCCAACCAACTGTATCATCATCAAGTATTAAATACTTTGTTATTTAAGGTATTAGGAAAAGAAGAATATCTAAAAACAAAGAATCATTTTTTAGTAAAACTAATTGATAAAAATGTTTATCAAGAAGAAAAAATTTCATTTAATGATGTTTTTGATATTCAATTATTAAATAATCAGAATGTTATACAAGTAAAAGAACCAATATTTGATATTACAAAAAGTAAATTACAAGCAACTTATTCAAGAGATATTTTCTTTGAGGGAATGGAAGTATATCAAATAACTAGTAATCAATTAACAGAAGGACAAATAGAATTAATTGATCAATTAGGTATGTTATATCAAATTCCAATGATTGATATGCAAGCCTTTGTAAAAGAGAACTTTATTCAAGGAGTATTCCATGAACAAGCTTTCCATAAAACTTGTCAAGATTATTATCAAACAAAAGTACCAGAAACACTAAAAGAAGTATATCATCACCAATCAGTAGTACATACTTCCACTGGTGGAAGTGGTGAGGAACAAAAACATATCTATTATTTAGAAACAACTTCACCATATGAATTACTAAAAGCAAAACAGGGTGGTAAAGAACCAGTAAAAAGAGAATTACAATTAATTGAGTCATTACTAATAGGCTTAGGGTTAGAACAAGGTGTTATTAATGTTTTGATAGAATTTACACTTTCACAATGTGATGGAGCATTGGCACAAAAATTCATGGAATACCATGGAGCTAAATGGCAGAGAAAGAATATTAAAACAGTACAAGAAGCAATGATGGAAGCAAAAAAAGAACTTCTTTCTATTACAAAAGAGCCTTCATGGAAAACACAAAAAGAAGAGAATATACAAGAAAACATTGATACTGATTCTTTAGAAGAATTGTTATCGAAATATAACTAGGAGGGTAAATATGCAAAAAATAGTTATACAACAAGATGCCGGTGCACAAGCTGTTAAAGAGAAAAGTATTGATGAATTACTAGGATTAAAATGCATCCAATTAAAAATGAATGAATTTCATTTAAATAGAACTGATTTAGAAAATAACTGGATAGATTTTTTGCAATATGCTACTAGTAATCAAGAATGTGAAAATTGTGTAGGTTTATCAAGTTGTCCTAAAGTGACAAAAGGGATGAAGCAAGATATTCAAGGTAGTAAAGAGTATTTACATTTCCCACTAACACCATGTCAGTATGGATTTGAGAAGTTTGAAAATCAAGATATTTTAAATCGAATTGCTTTAAAAAATGTTGGTGATAAAATACTTTTAACACGTAGCAAAGATTTAACAATGTTAAATCAAAAAGAAGGAAATTCAAGAACTGTTTTGACTCAATTAGGAGAATATTTAAAGAATCCTATTGAAAAAGGAATTTATTTATATGGTCTTCCAGGGCTTGGTAAATCTACATTAATGGGATGGTTAATTCGTGCTTTGGTAATGGAAGGAAGACAGTGCGGATATATTCATTTTCCAACTTTTTTAATGGATATAAAAGCTGGTTTTGGGGATAATAAAAATGATAATCAACATATTGAATTAATGAAAAATATTGATTATTTAGTTATTGATGATATTGGTGGAGAAAATCCAACAGCTTGGTCAAGAGATGAAGTTTTGTCAGCCGTTTTGTCATATCGTTCACAAAATCAAAAAGTGACCTTTTTTACAAGTATTTATTCAATTGATAATTTAAAACCTATTTATAGTATTAAAAATGGTGATGGTTCTAAAGTAGAAAGACTAATTGATAGAATGAAAGCGGTTAGCAAAGTAATTCATTTACAAGGACAAGATTTAAGATAAGAAAATAAGCTATTTTTTTACAAAAACAGTTGGAAACCC from Tannockella kyphosi harbors:
- the dnaE gene encoding DNA polymerase III subunit alpha, giving the protein MIGHLQVYTSYSFQQSTILIKELCQQAKHLGYQALAINDVNSMYGVAEFYGVCKSYGLKPVIGMEATVLIEGDKYSLLLYAKDTTGYFDLIKISTKIQLSDDHAIDLEGLYVYSEHLYVVSGCQEGIIERSLDKEMDVLADNYVSLLKNKFHDNFFLCIQNHGLLIQQKRNQKLIELASKYQIKVCCSNEVRYLQEKDSLALDLLHASSLNYTLDKMHEPITTQLYLKDANSMCSLFNQEYIDNTNFILSSCNVTIPMGEMHLPKYDLPETVDTNAYLKQLCNVGLNKRLNGNVNQTYQARLEKELGVIQKMGFCDYFLIVFDYVRFAKKEGILVGPGRGSAAGSLVAYVLGITNVDPIEHDLLFERFLNEDRISMPDIDVDFQDNRREEVVAYITQKYGKDNVAQIVTFSTYGPKVALRDLAKVMNIPTVRVDILSKMIPTDLKSKKSIAQLMEESYEFSSFVNKDDLLSKIIQSAIIVEKLPRNISTHAAGIVLSKDVLMHVVPLAKTNTGVISQYSKKYIESIGLLKMDVLGLRNLTLLQYMIEDIERVYHKKININNLDTNDQKTFELFRRGDTFGIFQLESTGIRNLIRSMQCDCFNDIVATIALYRPGPMENNPIYIARKTKKEAIIYPLEQLKPILEPTYGIFIYQEQIMQVATLIAGFSLSKADILRKAMSDKNLETMKSLKQEFLDGGVQNGYNKEEVSHIYDLIEKFADYGFNKSHSVVYAQIAYQQAYIKANFPLVFFSSNLSNDQSSATSKLRIIQEMKKNNMMLLPPSINKSTNRFTIEGDNIRYSLLAVKNIGQAGYQAIIDARQAGPFKDFFDFLSRVQNSRLNQAMIESLIDAGAFDEFGYNRPTIKANISKFMEFSTMANSFGIEVPPQIQLIKEKKLQTLELEKNALGIYLTSHPIVLAKSSLDTDFINIMDLEKYRGKYVAVMIQIQKVRKIFDKKNNQMCFIEGNDETGSIEGVVFSQVFDRCRDQLKIGNIVYIEAKVDNKDKLSLLINQVKERGIS
- the polA gene encoding DNA polymerase I, translated to MKKMILIDGNFWLFSCYYATAAMGNLMVNKDGVPTNGVYGFAQRLGSVLKENPDYVVVAFDAKGKTFRSDMLEQYKENRKETPQELTCQFPMVKEFLDAYQIQHLELTGYEGDDIIGTIANKASKEGIEVHIYTNDKDMMQLVNESVHQYKKPQKSDNYNIITPTSFYEEYGISCDQMRDLLGLMGDTADNIPGITGVGPKTAIKLIKEYETVENLKEHSDELKGKIGQTIREQIDMAILSKELATIDINVPLEYDLESSIYQPYDYEKLAAFYRRYDMQSLLKRISLQKTQTPIKTSNDIKPIIVQSLPPINKDSALTTCTYEENYHKSLLLGFGIYNEDQAYYISIENALKDASFLAFCKNKDIKKYGYDIKRSITSSLWHTIEIENYTFDLQLASYILSPGLKDEMRSVCEYYQYYDVAYDEEVFGKGAKKCIPSDEILANHMVKKAKAIYLLRQLAVDKLKAEQQYDLYQEIEMPVSRILAQMEYTGAKVDLDFLKQLEQSYGNKIKELEKDIHSLVGKEFNIASPKQLGEVLFVDLGLPSSKKTKTGFSTSVEVLNNLVDIHPVIKKILDYRSITKLYSTYIIGLQEQVFADGKIHTMYNQALTLTGRLSSTDPNLQNIPVKTPEGKDIRKAFIPSNDYLVSYDYSQIELRILAHMAECPSLIQAFNDDQDIHAYTASQIFHVALDKVDDTMRRHAKAINFGIVYGMSDFGLSKQIDSSVNEAKRFIENYFTKYPEIESYMKTNIQKCKELGYVETMFLRRRYIPEINEKNFMRQELGKRLAMNSPIQGTGADIMKLAMIKVDQLFKENNLQSKMILQVHDELIFDVKSEEVEKVMELVQLGMEQAASLNVDLKVEGNYAKSWYDLK
- the mutM gene encoding DNA-formamidopyrimidine glycosylase, whose protein sequence is MPELPEVETVKRTLKNFVLNCKITNIIVRYPNIIDGQTEEFIHSLVGKTIQDIDRVGKYLIFLLEDTAFLSHLRMEGKYNLKQKGYVYSKHDHIIFELDNGQVLCYHDTRKFGRMQLVDRNDYHYQLPLSKLGPEPMDAQLQEVYPLIHKSSLPIKTLLLDQTIMAGIGNIYANEICFHMAMNPKTAGKALSKKRVQQLIDISSEVLLKAIDQGGTTIHSFDSNGINGLFQVSLMVHTKKVCPICQGEITKEMVHQRGTYYCKKCQKRRG
- a CDS encoding Gfo/Idh/MocA family protein, which produces MIRWGVIGAGNIAHRFCEALKSQKDSELYAVSCRSEQKAFAFQEEFPCKKAYGTFQAIIDDEKIDAVYVALPHMYHYEWVIKALVAKKAVICEKPAMMSSEQMKKVKEVAIENNTFFMEAMKSRVVPLYRELVKRVDEIGEIQKVITSFCNISEYQENAYHYQPVQGGCLLDLGIYNTAFLVDFLQGDYTMEVNDVTFYENGIELYIYATMTYSNGTVGILETAFDRKKENFVVLEGTKGKIVIPLLHRPEMMEIHKDGNIEIVEKKYEIDDFYSQIDHSCTCIASGKIESEINTFDRSIRAIEIIENINALIR
- the coaE gene encoding dephospho-CoA kinase (Dephospho-CoA kinase (CoaE) performs the final step in coenzyme A biosynthesis.), whose amino-acid sequence is MIVYGITGSIACGKSTVTKYLLEKGYIVVDSDKLSHQALFDETCKKQIYELFPEVFINNNIDRKKLGAILFSNKIAKKQIESIIHPYVIEKLNAAKKLDQNILFLDIPLLYEAKLEGLVDKVIVVYVTKDIQIERLIKRDNCTKEQALQRINNQIDIEEKRKKANFVLDNSLLQEDLYKQIDMLIGENIENKNK
- a CDS encoding DnaD domain protein, with the protein product MKTRTNSDTYTTSYSYPMDEPRRKCLMLLYQPIIGSSAVNLYMTLLEDSSLNEVVSLHSRLIKLSQLTMEQLQEAMKKLQAVGLLKVFHKDNHYLYELLLPMTPNQLYHHQVLNTLLFKVLGKEEYLKTKNHFLVKLIDKNVYQEEKISFNDVFDIQLLNNQNVIQVKEPIFDITKSKLQATYSRDIFFEGMEVYQITSNQLTEGQIELIDQLGMLYQIPMIDMQAFVKENFIQGVFHEQAFHKTCQDYYQTKVPETLKEVYHHQSVVHTSTGGSGEEQKHIYYLETTSPYELLKAKQGGKEPVKRELQLIESLLIGLGLEQGVINVLIEFTLSQCDGALAQKFMEYHGAKWQRKNIKTVQEAMMEAKKELLSITKEPSWKTQKEENIQENIDTDSLEELLSKYN
- a CDS encoding primosomal protein DnaI, whose protein sequence is MQKIVIQQDAGAQAVKEKSIDELLGLKCIQLKMNEFHLNRTDLENNWIDFLQYATSNQECENCVGLSSCPKVTKGMKQDIQGSKEYLHFPLTPCQYGFEKFENQDILNRIALKNVGDKILLTRSKDLTMLNQKEGNSRTVLTQLGEYLKNPIEKGIYLYGLPGLGKSTLMGWLIRALVMEGRQCGYIHFPTFLMDIKAGFGDNKNDNQHIELMKNIDYLVIDDIGGENPTAWSRDEVLSAVLSYRSQNQKVTFFTSIYSIDNLKPIYSIKNGDGSKVERLIDRMKAVSKVIHLQGQDLR